Proteins co-encoded in one Juglans regia cultivar Chandler chromosome 16, Walnut 2.0, whole genome shotgun sequence genomic window:
- the LOC108986468 gene encoding two-component response regulator ORR21-like: MQRVAQSSVTTCVAGSYSSCKASGASGSDPEVMGYEQFPAGLRVLVVDDDVTCLRIIEQMLHRCRYNVTTCSEATVALNLLRERKGCFDVVLSDVHMPDMDGYKLLEHVGLEMDLPVIMMSADGRTSAVMKGIRHGACDYLIKPIREEELKNIWQHVLRKKWNENKELEHSGSLEENDRHKRGNDDAEYASSANEGTEGILKAQKKRSNAKDEDDGELENDDLSTSKKPRVVWSVELHQQFVSAVNQLGLDKAVPKRILELMNVPGLTRENVASHLQKFRLYLKRLSGVAQQQSGVSNTICGPVDPNVKLGSLGQFDIQALAASGQIPPQTLAALHAELLGRPTGNLMSAMDQPALLQALLQGSKHIPIEHGVAYGQPLVKCQSDISKHFQQSKVSSVEDISSGFGAWPSNNLSTVGPSNNLVGLNAQNTNMLMDLWQQQQRQQQQELQPQSMLSEPGCLINVQPSCLVVPTQSSASLQAGDSPASVSQNCHFSRSSVIDYSLVSSRSNNSSLNIAQFPNGGLNTTAGVPGGYLGPGSISSPMSSCSVNANNNMGQQGQNLTITFSAARQLPGFAPNRHDIQGSYTAKTVEMVDQGPLQNLGFVGKGTCFPSRFAVDEFESPMSNLGHGKLYVDNNRVKLEPNVDFMENTKVGIPILHHFSSNDVTSVFTE; this comes from the exons ATGCAGAGAGTGGCCCAGTCGAGCGTGACAACCTGCGTTGCGGGCAGCTATAGCTCGTGTAAGGCCAGTGGTGCTTCTGGTTCTGATCCTGAAGTTATGGGGTATGAGCAGTTCCCGGCGGGCCTTAGGGTGCTCGTGGTCGACGACGACGTCACTTGTCTGAGGATTATCGAGCAGATGCTCCACCGGTGCCGGTATAACG TTACAACTTGCTCTGAGGCTACTGTTGCTCTGAATCTCCTACGGGAGAGGAAAGGGTGTTTTGACGTTGTACTGAGCGATGTACATATGCCTGATATGGATGGTTATAAGCTTCTAGAGCATGTTGGCCTAGAAATGGATCTTCCTGTTATTA TGATGTCTGCTGATGGGAGAACAAGTGCTGTAATGAAAGGAATCAGACATGGGGCTTGTGATTATTTGATTAAACCTATACGAGAGGAAGAGCTTAAAAATATCTGGCAgcatgttttgaggaaaaagtggaatgaaaataaagaacttGAACATTCTGGCAGCTTAGAAGAGAATGACCGGCATAAACGAGGAAATGATGATGCTGAATATGCTTCCTCTGCTAATGAAGGAACAGAGGGAATACTGAAAGCTcagaaaaaaagaagcaatgctaaagatgaagatgatggcgaattagaaaatgatgatcTGTCCACATCAAAGAAACCACGTGTAGTGTGGTCTGTAGAACTCCATCAGCAATTTGTCAGTGCTGTGAACCAACTTGGGCTTGACA AGGCTGTACCAAAGAGAATTTTGGAATTGATGAATGTACCTGGTTTAACTAGAGAAAATGTTGCCAGCCATTTGCAG AAATTTAGGCTGTACTTGAAGAGATTAAGTGGAGTAGCTCAGCAACAAAGTGGAGTTTCTAATACCATCTGCGGGCCTGTGGATCCAAATGTGAAACTGGGTTCACTTGGACAATTTGACATCCAAGCTTTAGCTGCTTCTGGCCAAATTCCTCCACAGACACTCGCAGCCCTGCATGCTGAGCTTTTAGGTCGACCAACAGGTAACCTGATGTCAGCAATGGACCAGCCAGCTCTCCTACAAGCATTGTTACAAGGATCCAAGCATATACCCATTGAACATGGAGTGGCTTATGGTCAGCCTTTGGTAAAATGCCAATCTGACATTTCAAAACACTTCCAGCAATCAAAAGTTTCTTCTGTTGAAGACATTTCCTCTGGATTTGGAGCATGGCCATCCAATAACCTCAGTACAGTGGGACCTAGTAACAATCTTGTTGGGCTGAATGCTCAGAATACCAACATGTTGATGGATTTGTGGCAGCAGCAGCAACGACAGCAGCAACAAGAATTGCAGCCGCAGTCTATGCTTTCTGAGCCCGGCTGTTTAATCAATGTGCAGCCATCTTGCTTAGTAGTTCCCACTCAGTCATCTGCCAGTTTGCAGGCAGGAGATAGTCCTGCTTCAGTCAGTCAGAATTGCCACTTTAGCCGGAGTTCTGTTATTGATTACAGTCTTGTTTCATCTCGATCAAATAATTCTTCACTGAATATTGCACAATTCCCAAATGGGGGTCTTAATACTACGGCGGGTGTGCCTGGTGGCTACTTAGGCCCAGGTTCCATTTCATCTCCTATGTCCTCTTGCTCTGTAAATGCCAATAACAACATGGGTCAGCAAGGTCAAAATTTGACCATTACATTTAGTGCTGCCAGACAGTTGCCAGGTTTTGCTCCAAATAGGCATGATATTCAGGGTTCTTATACTGCAAAAACTGTTGAAATGGTTGATCAAGGACCTCTTCAGAATCTTGGATTTGTCGGTAAAGGGACATGCTTTCCAAGTCGATTTGCAGTAGATGAGTTTGAATCACCAATGAGCAACTTGGGCCACGGAAAATTATATGTGGATAACAACAGAGTGAAGCTGGAGCCAAATGTTGATTTTATGGAGAACACAAAAGTGGGCATCCCTATATTACACCACTTTTCGTCGAATGATGTCACGAGTGTTTTTACAGAATAG
- the LOC109019260 gene encoding uncharacterized mitochondrial protein AtMg00810-like translates to MDPTEYHHVVGALQYCTISQPGIAYAVNQLCQFMHSPREPHWVVAKRVLRYLKGTIDYGLYFSLDDINLHAYCDSDWARNPDDRRSTTGYGIFIGPNLITWIAKKQPIVSKSRTEIEYRNIAIVTADLYWIMMLIKELGVQLYLHQ, encoded by the coding sequence ATGGACccaactgagtatcatcatgtAGTTGGAGCCCTTCAGTACTGCACAATATCACAGCCTGGTATTGCCTATGCAGTAAATCAACTGTGTCAATTCATGCACAGTCCCCGTGAGCCACATTGGGTTGTTGCAAAACGTGTGCTCCGATATCTCAAAGGTACAATTGATTATGGTCTTTATTTTTCACTCGATGATATTAACCTACATGCTTATTGTGATTCCGACTGGGCAAGAAATCCAGATGATCGACGAAGCACAACTGGTTATGGCATATTTATTGGCCCTAATCTCATCACTTGGATAGCAAAGAAACAACCCATAGTGTCCAAAAGCCGCACCGAAATAGAATACCGCAACATAGCAATTGTAACGGCTGACTTATATTGGATAATGATGCTAATCAAGGAACTTGGAGTTCAACTTTATCTACACCAATAA